In a genomic window of Aggregatimonas sangjinii:
- the purD gene encoding phosphoribosylamine--glycine ligase: MNILILGAGGREHTLAWKLTQSPKLKKLVVAPGNAGTSQIATNIPIGVNDFEGIKKLVLSENIDLVVVGPEDPLVNGVHDFFLNDAQLQKVGVIGPQKAAATLEGSKEFAKEFMMRHHIPTAAYQSFTSASLEQGYAFLESLAPPYVLKADGLAAGKGVLILNDLQEAKSELKTMLIDAKFGKASTTVVIEEFLDGIELSVFVLTDGKGYKVLPTAKDYKRIGEGDTGLNTGGMGAISPVPFADAEFMGKIHDRIVKPTVEGLKKDKLPYKGFIFIGLIKVGDEPRVIEYNVRLGDPETEVVVPRIQNDFVELFQAVANETLDTIDLKIDERTATTVMLVSGGYPEAYEKGKAITGVETVKESLVFHAGTKHQDGKVVTNGGRVMAITSFGEEFKEALKTSYGNIAKISFEGMNYRTDLGFDL; this comes from the coding sequence ATGAACATCCTTATCCTTGGCGCGGGAGGCCGTGAACATACTTTAGCTTGGAAGTTGACACAGAGTCCGAAATTAAAAAAATTAGTTGTGGCACCCGGTAATGCCGGTACTTCGCAAATCGCTACGAACATACCGATTGGTGTAAACGATTTTGAGGGAATCAAGAAATTGGTTCTTAGCGAAAATATCGACCTCGTCGTAGTTGGTCCGGAAGACCCCTTGGTCAATGGGGTTCACGACTTTTTTCTCAACGACGCCCAATTGCAGAAGGTTGGGGTTATTGGTCCCCAAAAAGCTGCCGCTACTTTAGAAGGAAGTAAAGAGTTCGCCAAGGAATTCATGATGCGCCATCATATCCCCACCGCTGCGTATCAAAGCTTTACTTCCGCAAGTTTGGAACAGGGCTACGCATTTTTAGAAAGCCTTGCCCCTCCGTACGTACTCAAAGCCGATGGTTTGGCAGCAGGAAAGGGCGTGTTGATCTTAAATGATTTACAGGAGGCCAAAAGCGAACTAAAGACCATGTTGATCGATGCGAAATTCGGCAAAGCCAGCACTACGGTGGTCATAGAAGAATTTTTAGACGGCATAGAGTTAAGCGTTTTCGTGCTTACCGATGGCAAGGGTTACAAAGTTTTGCCGACGGCCAAAGACTATAAGCGGATCGGAGAGGGAGATACCGGATTGAATACGGGCGGTATGGGTGCTATTTCGCCCGTTCCTTTTGCCGATGCGGAATTTATGGGGAAAATACACGACCGCATCGTAAAACCGACTGTAGAAGGCCTTAAAAAGGATAAGCTCCCCTACAAGGGTTTCATTTTTATCGGTTTGATAAAGGTAGGTGATGAACCCAGGGTAATCGAATACAACGTACGCTTGGGAGATCCCGAAACCGAAGTAGTAGTCCCTAGAATTCAAAATGACTTTGTGGAGCTTTTTCAGGCGGTCGCCAATGAAACTCTGGATACCATCGATTTAAAGATCGACGAACGTACCGCAACAACGGTGATGTTGGTTTCGGGGGGCTATCCAGAGGCTTATGAAAAGGGAAAAGCAATTACTGGCGTTGAAACCGTAAAGGAATCGTTGGTATTCCATGCAGGGACTAAGCATCAAGATGGGAAGGTAGTAACGAATGGGGGGCGTGTTATGGCCATCACTTCATTCGGAGAAGAATTTAAGGAAGCGCTCAAAACTTCCTACGGCAACATTGCAAAAATATCCTTTGAAGGAATGAATTACCGAACCGATTTAGGATTCGATCTCTAG
- a CDS encoding sugar transferase — protein MPRPSILNSIERKFILLIGDLGIVLLALNVFVNSAIDAEFISMRLKIGVFTFGIFVYLSLAYILEFYSLEKVSRRRNIVAQSIYVTGLFVFLVFIFSVLIFDASFWRIPLLSFLLLTPVQIGGWRLLFRNIFAVIPDSKNVLYIYDAHTFGSLREDIAIINGNEIKTFHKVKLTYSIEQDSSINKKFFLSAAGKIDTFIINTRNYNELPSDLEKLMLRSIVKGKEVISFTSFYENTYEAMPIRSHNDSFYELLQLRNRKIRYLQLIFSFVMNFLLSLFVGLIFVLSIPFVFIGNLLFNKGPMFYTQKRVGLYGEEFKIYKFRSMVIDAEKEGAKMASSGDSRITPFGKVLRLFRIDELPQIISVIKGDMQFIGPRPERKVFVKEISKLTPYYNVRHLIRPGITGWAQVKFKYGQNLEDSVKKLEYDFYYIKNKSITLDLRIVLKTVTTVLFSRGI, from the coding sequence ATGCCCAGACCGTCCATTTTAAATTCAATAGAACGCAAGTTCATATTACTTATCGGTGATCTCGGTATAGTGCTGCTAGCGCTTAATGTTTTTGTCAACTCCGCCATTGACGCCGAATTTATTTCGATGCGGCTGAAAATAGGCGTTTTTACGTTTGGCATTTTCGTGTACCTATCCTTGGCGTATATTCTGGAATTTTATAGCTTGGAAAAGGTGAGCAGACGAAGGAATATCGTTGCCCAGTCTATCTATGTAACCGGACTGTTCGTTTTTTTGGTTTTTATATTTTCTGTACTGATTTTCGACGCGAGTTTTTGGCGCATCCCCCTTTTAAGTTTTTTGTTGCTGACACCTGTACAAATTGGGGGTTGGCGTTTGTTGTTCAGGAATATTTTTGCGGTAATACCGGATTCGAAGAATGTATTGTACATCTACGATGCGCACACGTTTGGAAGCTTACGGGAAGATATCGCCATTATTAACGGAAACGAAATAAAAACCTTTCATAAGGTAAAATTGACCTATTCCATAGAACAGGATTCTTCTATCAATAAGAAGTTTTTTTTGTCGGCTGCGGGTAAAATAGACACCTTTATCATCAACACCAGAAATTACAATGAGTTGCCAAGCGATTTGGAGAAATTGATGCTGAGGTCTATTGTGAAGGGAAAAGAGGTTATTTCCTTCACTTCTTTCTACGAGAACACCTATGAGGCCATGCCCATTCGTTCCCATAATGATAGCTTTTATGAATTGTTGCAGCTTCGAAATAGGAAAATCAGATACTTACAGCTGATTTTCAGTTTTGTAATGAATTTTCTGCTCTCCCTGTTCGTCGGTCTTATTTTCGTGCTATCGATACCCTTTGTGTTTATTGGAAACCTACTTTTCAATAAAGGTCCCATGTTCTACACCCAAAAAAGAGTTGGTCTCTATGGAGAGGAATTCAAAATATACAAGTTCCGATCCATGGTCATCGACGCTGAAAAAGAAGGGGCCAAAATGGCATCCAGCGGCGATAGTCGAATTACACCCTTTGGGAAGGTATTGCGCCTTTTCCGCATCGATGAATTGCCCCAGATCATATCGGTCATCAAAGGCGATATGCAATTTATAGGTCCTAGGCCCGAGCGGAAGGTTTTTGTAAAGGAAATCAGTAAGCTAACACCCTACTACAATGTTCGTCATCTTATTAGACCGGGCATAACGGGCTGGGCACAGGTGAAGTTCAAATATGGCCAGAATTTAGAGGATTCGGTCAAAAAGCTGGAATATGATTTTTACTATATAAAAAACAAATCAATAACCTTAGATTTGAGGATAGTATTGAAGACCGTGACAACCGTTCTTTTCTCCAGAGGTATTTAG
- a CDS encoding heparinase II/III family protein encodes MDLHKLRLLFHTLRYLRLKQIYYRIYYVVRNRFFKRAYKKTLNQREGFLKWNDSILYTDSYIGSNSFLFLNLEHRFTADIDWNYSNFGKLWTYNLNYFDFLNQQTISPEEGLRLILDYSTKDSILKDGKEPYPISLRGINWVKFLSKNMISNFEIDQLLFNHYQTLLHNLEYHLLGNHLLENGYSLLFGAYYFENKKFYTKAKQILKAELSEQILNDGAHFELSPMYHQILLFRLLDCFKLVETNQWQNDDIGQLLRNKAANMLSWLQEVTFANGSTPMVNDSAYGIAPSSQQLFDYAEQLGIVWQQGKLSDSGYRKVTKIDYELFVDIGNVGPKYQSGHAHSDTFNFEMYVLGSPVIVDTGTSTYENNSRRQQERETAAHNTVKIDGREQTQVWGAFRVAKRAKVIDIIERKDFLSATHNGYRNLGVNHTRQFTTETSKILIEDFLGKDIELGSIAYFHFHPSVENIEIFDDSLKLVDEGINIIFENSQRVALKSYDYAIGFNKRVKSKKIEVQFCNTLRTHIQL; translated from the coding sequence ATGGATCTCCATAAACTAAGGTTACTGTTTCATACCCTAAGATATCTTCGTCTTAAACAAATCTATTATCGAATATATTATGTTGTACGAAATCGATTTTTTAAAAGAGCGTATAAAAAGACGCTGAACCAACGGGAGGGATTTTTGAAATGGAACGACTCCATTTTATATACCGATAGTTATATTGGTTCGAATTCTTTTTTATTTTTAAATCTAGAACATCGATTTACGGCTGATATAGACTGGAATTATTCCAATTTCGGAAAACTTTGGACCTATAATCTTAACTATTTTGATTTTCTAAATCAGCAGACCATTTCCCCTGAAGAGGGTTTGAGATTGATTTTAGATTATAGTACAAAAGATTCGATCTTGAAAGATGGAAAGGAACCTTATCCTATTTCACTCAGAGGAATCAATTGGGTCAAGTTTCTCTCAAAAAACATGATTTCCAATTTCGAAATTGATCAGCTACTTTTTAATCATTATCAAACGTTACTCCACAATCTAGAATACCATCTTTTAGGAAACCATTTATTGGAAAACGGATACTCCTTACTGTTCGGAGCCTATTATTTTGAGAATAAGAAATTCTATACAAAAGCCAAGCAAATTCTAAAAGCAGAACTCTCGGAACAAATACTGAATGATGGCGCTCATTTTGAATTGTCCCCCATGTACCATCAAATTTTATTATTTCGGTTATTAGACTGTTTTAAACTGGTAGAGACGAACCAATGGCAAAATGATGATATTGGTCAGCTCTTAAGAAACAAAGCCGCAAACATGCTCTCATGGCTTCAGGAAGTCACCTTTGCCAATGGTAGTACACCAATGGTGAACGATAGCGCTTATGGAATCGCTCCTTCGTCACAACAGCTTTTTGATTATGCCGAACAATTAGGGATTGTTTGGCAACAGGGTAAACTTTCGGATTCCGGATATAGAAAGGTTACAAAAATAGATTATGAGCTTTTCGTGGATATAGGAAATGTTGGCCCGAAGTATCAATCAGGACACGCCCATTCCGATACCTTTAATTTTGAAATGTATGTACTCGGTAGTCCGGTGATAGTAGATACGGGAACTTCTACTTATGAAAATAATAGTCGACGACAGCAAGAGCGGGAAACCGCTGCGCATAATACGGTAAAAATCGATGGTCGTGAGCAAACTCAGGTATGGGGTGCCTTCAGGGTTGCAAAGCGAGCGAAAGTTATCGATATTATTGAAAGAAAAGATTTCTTAAGTGCTACGCATAATGGTTATAGAAATCTAGGTGTCAACCATACAAGACAATTTACTACCGAAACTTCGAAAATTTTAATAGAGGATTTCTTGGGTAAGGACATTGAACTAGGTTCAATTGCCTATTTTCATTTCCATCCATCCGTAGAAAACATAGAAATTTTTGATGATTCCCTGAAACTAGTTGATGAGGGAATCAATATAATTTTCGAAAATTCGCAAAGAGTAGCACTGAAATCGTATGATTATGCTATTGGGTTTAATAAAAGGGTAAAATCAAAAAAAATTGAGGTACAATTTTGCAATACATTACGTACACATATACAGTTGTGA
- a CDS encoding DUF6427 family protein translates to MISSFFGKTKPINYIILITFIFIFYWFVHFIVFDKTYGLEELVLQLVILAILSFGLFVLNFIVKRNKITGTHSFAILFFTMLLMVFPQTLIDNNAVLCTFFLFLTMRRLISVRSMKTIRLKIFDATLWIVTASIFYDWALIYLLVVFLAIYIYEPKNLKNWMAPLAGLFTVFMIMYCVLVLTGNTDFLQEHYRLEYTFDKAYFLNWLHSTKLVLYIIGISFVGFMSFLSVGKAGVGKVATLRLIAFLFFLGLVLEVLIATPGKYPIMVTFFPAAIFLAKYVESIKKANIKEIVLMLSIFIPFMVFFIGLIIR, encoded by the coding sequence ATGATTTCAAGCTTTTTTGGCAAAACAAAGCCAATTAATTATATCATTCTAATCACCTTTATCTTCATTTTCTATTGGTTCGTGCACTTTATCGTCTTTGATAAAACGTACGGTTTGGAAGAATTAGTGCTGCAGCTCGTCATTTTGGCCATTCTTTCTTTTGGGCTTTTTGTGCTTAATTTTATCGTGAAGCGCAATAAAATAACGGGTACCCATTCCTTTGCAATTCTATTTTTTACAATGTTGCTTATGGTTTTTCCACAAACCTTAATCGACAACAATGCGGTGCTCTGTACCTTTTTTCTCTTTCTCACCATGCGCAGGCTCATCAGTGTTCGGTCAATGAAAACCATCAGGCTTAAGATTTTCGATGCGACCCTTTGGATCGTAACGGCCAGTATTTTCTATGATTGGGCGCTTATTTATTTGCTTGTCGTCTTTTTGGCCATTTATATCTACGAGCCAAAAAACCTAAAAAACTGGATGGCACCCTTGGCCGGTCTGTTTACCGTTTTTATGATCATGTATTGTGTATTGGTGCTGACGGGAAACACCGATTTTCTGCAAGAACATTATCGTTTGGAATACACTTTTGACAAGGCGTATTTTCTTAACTGGCTTCATAGCACTAAGCTGGTTCTGTACATTATCGGGATTTCCTTTGTGGGGTTTATGAGCTTTCTGAGTGTAGGGAAAGCAGGTGTCGGCAAGGTGGCCACCCTCCGCTTAATCGCATTTTTATTCTTTTTAGGCCTTGTGCTAGAAGTGCTGATCGCTACACCTGGGAAATATCCCATCATGGTCACCTTCTTCCCCGCGGCCATTTTCTTGGCCAAGTATGTCGAGTCTATCAAAAAGGCGAACATTAAGGAAATCGTTCTGATGCTTTCGATTTTTATTCCCTTTATGGTCTTTTTTATCGGCCTGATCATACGCTAG
- a CDS encoding bi-domain-containing oxidoreductase — protein sequence MKQIIQDLKNGETILEEVPVPMVKSGCVLIKTSRTLVSLGTERMLVEFGKANFIQKAKQQPDKVKMVLNKVKTDGLKPTMDAVLNKLNQPLPLGYCNVGKVVGVGRGVTEFQVGDRVASNGNHAEYVNLPKNLVAKVPDNVTDEEAAFTVIGSIGLQGIRLLDPTFGETIVVVGLGLIGLVTAELLLANGCNVIGFDFDPEKVRIANEKGIVGINPGEGTDQVKFVESHTKGVGADGVIITASNKSNEIIAQSAQMCRKRGRVILVGVIGLDISRADFYEKEISFQVSCSYGPGRYDEEYEQKGNDYPIGFVRWTEKRNFEAILNAISKGTLDVKPLITERIPLKNYSEIYGDMTNSKSIASILEYDTTESPVNTVTITDKSFEGKKGVIGIIGSGNFTSSTLLPNLKKLNADIKYIASSGGLSSTIMAKRHSIGNSTSNYKEILTDAGVDLVLITTQHHMHAPMVLETMKAGKSVFVEKPLALNEKELEAIITEYNQQNVSVSVGFNRRFAPLAKNMKAQLGNNDAPVNIVATMNAGFISADVWVHDMQVGGGRIIGEACHYIDLCTYFTGSLVKSVCMNAMGTDPQENTDNASILLRYENGSNAVINYFSNGSKAYSKERVEVYSQERTLVMNNWRKLKSYGFKDGRNASSKQDKGHYNQFQELIAQQQKGGSPIIPFKEILNTTKASFAAIESLKQGQWISIN from the coding sequence ATGAAACAAATCATACAAGACCTAAAGAACGGAGAAACCATTTTAGAAGAAGTTCCGGTTCCCATGGTAAAATCGGGCTGCGTGCTCATTAAAACCTCGAGAACATTGGTCTCCTTAGGTACCGAGCGTATGTTGGTCGAATTCGGCAAGGCCAATTTTATCCAAAAGGCCAAACAACAGCCCGATAAGGTCAAAATGGTTTTGAATAAAGTAAAGACAGATGGCCTTAAACCCACTATGGATGCCGTGCTGAACAAACTCAATCAGCCTTTGCCCTTAGGGTATTGTAATGTAGGGAAAGTGGTTGGCGTAGGAAGGGGTGTTACCGAATTTCAAGTCGGAGATCGCGTAGCTTCCAATGGAAATCACGCTGAATATGTCAATCTTCCAAAGAATTTGGTGGCAAAGGTTCCAGATAACGTAACTGACGAGGAAGCGGCCTTTACGGTTATCGGTTCTATAGGTCTACAGGGTATCCGCTTATTAGACCCAACATTTGGAGAAACCATTGTGGTAGTAGGCCTGGGACTTATAGGCCTAGTTACAGCTGAGCTATTGTTGGCTAACGGATGCAATGTGATAGGTTTTGATTTTGACCCGGAAAAAGTGCGCATTGCGAATGAAAAGGGTATTGTAGGCATCAACCCGGGTGAGGGTACCGACCAAGTAAAATTTGTGGAGTCCCACACGAAAGGCGTGGGTGCGGATGGCGTGATCATTACCGCTTCTAATAAAAGCAATGAGATAATTGCCCAATCGGCTCAAATGTGTAGAAAGCGTGGTCGAGTAATTTTGGTTGGTGTGATCGGGTTGGACATCAGCCGGGCCGATTTTTATGAAAAAGAGATTTCTTTTCAAGTATCCTGTTCTTATGGCCCTGGTCGCTATGATGAGGAATACGAACAAAAAGGAAACGATTACCCGATTGGCTTCGTTCGCTGGACCGAAAAACGCAATTTCGAGGCGATACTGAATGCCATTTCCAAAGGCACCTTAGATGTAAAACCCCTGATTACCGAGCGTATACCGCTCAAAAATTATAGTGAGATTTATGGTGATATGACCAATTCTAAGTCTATTGCCTCCATTTTGGAATATGATACTACTGAATCACCAGTGAACACCGTCACGATTACTGATAAATCTTTCGAAGGCAAGAAAGGCGTTATCGGAATTATAGGTTCAGGTAACTTTACTAGTTCTACACTACTTCCGAACCTTAAAAAACTGAATGCCGATATTAAATATATTGCGAGCTCGGGAGGTCTATCATCAACCATTATGGCCAAGCGCCACTCCATTGGTAATTCAACATCGAACTACAAAGAAATCTTAACTGACGCGGGAGTAGATCTTGTACTTATTACTACCCAACATCACATGCACGCGCCCATGGTGCTGGAAACCATGAAGGCGGGTAAAAGTGTTTTTGTCGAAAAGCCCTTGGCACTAAATGAAAAAGAACTTGAGGCGATCATCACTGAATACAATCAGCAGAATGTTAGTGTAAGCGTTGGTTTTAACAGGCGTTTTGCGCCTTTGGCAAAAAACATGAAAGCCCAATTAGGAAATAATGATGCTCCTGTTAACATCGTTGCGACGATGAATGCCGGCTTTATATCTGCCGATGTTTGGGTACACGATATGCAAGTAGGTGGCGGCCGAATCATTGGGGAAGCCTGCCATTATATCGATTTATGCACGTATTTTACAGGAAGCTTGGTGAAGTCGGTGTGCATGAATGCCATGGGTACCGACCCTCAGGAGAATACCGATAATGCGAGTATTCTATTGCGTTACGAAAACGGTTCAAATGCCGTCATCAACTATTTTTCCAACGGCAGCAAGGCTTATTCGAAAGAACGCGTGGAGGTATACTCACAGGAGCGTACGTTGGTTATGAATAATTGGAGAAAATTGAAGTCTTACGGATTTAAAGATGGGAGAAATGCTTCTTCAAAACAGGACAAAGGGCATTATAATCAATTTCAGGAATTGATAGCACAACAGCAAAAAGGTGGGAGTCCGATCATTCCTTTCAAAGAAATTTTAAATACCACTAAAGCATCGTTTGCGGCTATCGAATCATTGAAGCAAGGTCAATGGATCTCCATAAACTAA
- a CDS encoding UDP-glucuronic acid decarboxylase family protein — translation MKKVLITGAAGFLGSHLCDRFIKEGYYVIGMDNLITGDLKNIEHLFPLEQFEFHHHDVTKFVHLPGKLDYILHFASPASPIDYLKIPIETLKVGSLGTLNLLGLAKEKNATILVASTSEVYGDPLVHPQNEEYYGNVSPIGPRGVYDEAKRFMESITMAYHRFHGVDTRIVRIFNTYGSRMRLNDGRVVPAFMGQALRGEDLTVFGDGTQTRSFCYIDDQVEGIYRLLLSGYSDPVNIGNPHETTIGEFAEEIIALTGTKQKVIYKPLPQDDPLQRQPDITKAKELLGWEPKVARSEGLKIVYDYFKSLPAEVLERKAHREFAKSN, via the coding sequence ATGAAAAAAGTTTTAATTACGGGAGCGGCCGGTTTTTTAGGGTCCCATTTATGCGATAGGTTCATCAAGGAAGGGTATTACGTCATCGGTATGGATAATCTGATTACTGGAGACCTGAAGAATATCGAGCACCTTTTTCCGCTCGAGCAGTTCGAATTTCACCATCATGATGTTACCAAGTTCGTGCACCTGCCCGGCAAGCTGGATTATATTCTGCATTTTGCATCTCCGGCAAGCCCTATCGATTATCTGAAAATACCGATTGAAACATTAAAAGTCGGATCTTTGGGAACACTTAACCTTTTGGGGCTGGCAAAGGAGAAGAACGCAACTATCCTGGTCGCCTCAACCTCGGAGGTTTACGGGGATCCCTTGGTACATCCTCAGAATGAAGAGTACTATGGCAACGTGAGCCCTATAGGCCCTCGGGGCGTTTATGATGAGGCGAAACGTTTTATGGAGTCGATTACCATGGCATACCATCGCTTTCATGGTGTCGACACACGCATTGTCCGTATTTTCAATACGTATGGATCGCGCATGCGCTTGAACGATGGTCGCGTAGTTCCTGCATTTATGGGTCAAGCGTTGAGAGGTGAGGATTTGACAGTGTTCGGGGATGGAACACAAACCCGATCTTTCTGTTATATAGATGACCAAGTGGAGGGAATATACCGATTGCTACTAAGTGGCTATTCCGACCCTGTAAATATCGGAAACCCTCATGAAACAACCATAGGGGAGTTCGCCGAGGAGATTATCGCCCTAACGGGCACGAAACAAAAAGTGATTTACAAACCTCTGCCCCAAGACGATCCCTTGCAGCGACAACCGGACATCACCAAGGCAAAAGAGCTCTTGGGTTGGGAGCCGAAAGTGGCCCGTTCCGAGGGGCTAAAAATCGTATACGATTACTTCAAATCCCTTCCAGCGGAGGTTTTAGAGCGTAAGGCGCATCGCGAATTCGCCAAGAGTAATTAA
- a CDS encoding glycosyltransferase family 4 protein has product MKIFIISNYLYPETGAAPNRITQMANELGVDYEVTVLAPLPNYPTGRIFENYRDTFFKKEKIDTFRARRYKTYNSISKNPFKRFISMVSFGFVMFLDIIHLIRKAPKIIIVQNSPLLVSFFGIIYGKLFTRSKIVLNVSDLWPLSALELGVLHRGYFYSVLERIEKFNYRNADLILGQSNEILTHIKELVSDKEYFLYRNIPMLNSPSSKIKKTSPFKVVYAGLLGVAQGVLEICERVDFKRLGVEFHIYGKGNELDDIKKIASDGSKNIQYMGSYTANEIREKLPCYHFSIVPLRNRIYGAVPSKIFELTLLGVPVLFCGGGEGAEIIASNGLGYVSEPGNFSELYANIERAKNLTTEEYAQFTLNCDNYGENQLNFENQIAELKKVMNGLAE; this is encoded by the coding sequence ATGAAAATCTTTATAATAAGCAATTACTTATACCCGGAAACCGGTGCCGCGCCAAATAGAATCACCCAAATGGCAAACGAACTTGGAGTGGATTATGAGGTAACGGTCTTGGCACCTTTACCAAATTACCCTACAGGTAGGATTTTCGAAAACTATCGAGATACGTTCTTCAAAAAGGAAAAAATAGATACGTTCAGGGCAAGAAGGTACAAGACCTATAATTCGATTTCTAAAAATCCCTTTAAAAGGTTTATTTCGATGGTTTCGTTCGGTTTTGTGATGTTTTTGGACATCATTCATCTTATCCGAAAGGCGCCTAAAATCATCATTGTACAGAATTCTCCTTTGCTGGTTTCTTTTTTTGGAATCATTTATGGCAAACTCTTTACACGGTCTAAAATCGTGCTCAACGTCTCTGACCTATGGCCCTTGTCGGCATTGGAGCTAGGTGTATTACATCGAGGTTATTTTTACAGTGTACTTGAACGGATAGAAAAGTTCAATTACCGAAACGCCGACTTAATCCTAGGACAGTCGAATGAGATTCTTACGCATATAAAAGAATTGGTATCTGACAAGGAGTATTTTTTATACCGAAATATACCGATGTTAAATAGCCCTAGCAGCAAGATAAAAAAAACAAGCCCTTTTAAAGTCGTATATGCCGGTTTGTTGGGTGTTGCACAAGGAGTATTGGAAATTTGCGAAAGAGTGGATTTCAAAAGGTTAGGGGTGGAGTTTCATATTTATGGGAAGGGAAATGAACTGGACGATATTAAGAAAATCGCGAGTGATGGCTCAAAGAATATCCAATATATGGGTTCTTATACCGCTAATGAGATTCGTGAAAAATTGCCGTGTTACCATTTTTCCATCGTTCCACTCCGAAATAGAATCTATGGCGCCGTACCTTCGAAGATATTCGAGTTGACCCTGTTGGGTGTACCTGTACTTTTTTGTGGCGGCGGGGAAGGTGCTGAAATAATTGCCTCTAATGGTTTAGGGTATGTTTCAGAACCTGGTAATTTTAGTGAACTTTATGCTAATATTGAAAGGGCTAAAAACCTGACAACCGAAGAATATGCCCAATTCACTCTAAATTGCGACAACTACGGCGAGAATCAATTAAATTTTGAAAATCAAATTGCGGAATTAAAGAAAGTGATGAACGGTTTAGCGGAGTAG
- a CDS encoding DUF6341 family protein — protein sequence MKAFFEGIEDLFVNVLFAPYDMFRFMESWWAANTINWILAIIGSVAFVYWMLELKKYDDKGEEDKSVTSHSYL from the coding sequence ATGAAAGCATTTTTCGAAGGCATAGAAGATTTATTCGTAAACGTACTTTTCGCTCCCTATGATATGTTTCGTTTTATGGAAAGCTGGTGGGCCGCTAACACCATAAACTGGATTCTTGCTATCATCGGTTCGGTCGCTTTCGTGTATTGGATGCTCGAACTCAAGAAGTATGATGACAAGGGCGAAGAGGATAAGAGTGTAACTTCTCATTCCTACCTATAG